One window of Nocardioides dongkuii genomic DNA carries:
- a CDS encoding pseudouridine-5'-phosphate glycosidase has translation MTTPNPVPHPSLRLTEEVADALRDGRPVVALESTIISHGMPYPENVAMATEVEDIVREHGAVPATIAVLDGVPRIGLETQDLELLASHADVTKVSVRDLPYVVARRLHGATTVAATMRLAALAGIRVFVTGGLGGVHRGAQQTFDVSADLTELSLTDVAVISAGVKSILDIGLTLETLETLGVPVLVAGSDEFPSFFSRVSGHAAPMRVDGAEQVAAVMRAKWDLGLAGGVVLAHPIPEEDEIPADEIGGIIDQALADMDALGIRGKDATPYLLGRIVEITGGASLEANIALVRANARFGAAVARAYAG, from the coding sequence ATGACCACCCCGAACCCCGTGCCGCACCCCTCGCTCCGCCTCACCGAGGAGGTCGCCGACGCGCTCCGCGACGGGCGCCCCGTCGTCGCGCTCGAGAGCACGATCATCAGCCACGGCATGCCCTACCCCGAGAACGTCGCGATGGCGACCGAGGTGGAGGACATCGTCCGCGAGCACGGCGCCGTCCCGGCCACGATCGCGGTCCTCGACGGCGTCCCGCGGATCGGCCTGGAGACCCAGGACCTCGAGCTGCTGGCGAGCCACGCCGACGTCACCAAGGTGAGCGTCCGCGACCTGCCGTACGTCGTGGCCCGCCGCCTGCACGGCGCCACCACCGTCGCGGCGACGATGCGGCTGGCGGCGCTGGCCGGCATCCGGGTCTTCGTCACCGGCGGTCTCGGCGGCGTGCACCGCGGCGCCCAGCAGACCTTCGACGTCAGCGCCGACCTCACCGAGCTCAGCCTGACCGACGTCGCGGTGATCAGCGCCGGCGTCAAGAGCATCCTCGACATCGGGCTCACCCTGGAGACCCTCGAGACCCTCGGCGTGCCGGTGCTGGTGGCCGGCAGCGACGAGTTCCCGTCGTTCTTCTCCCGCGTCAGCGGCCACGCCGCCCCGATGCGGGTCGACGGGGCGGAGCAGGTCGCCGCGGTGATGCGCGCCAAGTGGGACCTCGGGCTCGCCGGGGGCGTGGTGCTCGCGCACCCGATCCCCGAGGAGGACGAGATCCCGGCCGACGAGATCGGCGGCATCATCGACCAGGCGCTCGCCGACATGGACGCGCTCGGCATCCGCGGCAAGGACGCCACGCCGTACCTGCTCGGCCGGATCGTCGAGATCACCGGCGGCGCCAGCCTCGAGGCCAACATCGCGCTGGTGCGGGCCAACGCCCGGTTCGGCGCCGCGGTCGCGCGGGCGTACGCCGGCTGA
- a CDS encoding MMPL family transporter yields MTSLTASLARRPRRSLLALLLFVVLAGVLGGPVAGALENSGSFTPPDADSVTALDRIEAATGRAAGPGVVLLLTPDEGAPSPDEAAAELAAVPGMSEVVSSDDAPPGSGLVATDGDSSLVVGTLDADADEEAVAQDVLDGIGSRDGVDAGGQEIAGLQIGETVGKDLGRAEALALPLLLLLSFLFFGGRAMVLPLAAGGTAVLGTFLVLAGVNEVYGLSVFALNLVIGLGLGLTIDYTLFLVTRYREEVARQGATPAAIATTMRTAGRTVVFSAATVAVALATLTVFPLGFLVSMGIAGAVVAVVAATASIVVSAAMFGLWGEKLVRRSRRSAARTGAPDDAGRWYRLSHAVMRRPGAVAVVTAVVMLGLALPALQATWTPIDATAIPTSQSARTVSDAIAADFSGRADSALTVAVATDGPDGGADVAAYAEQVAALDPAAAVADPVPLDADTWQLDVEVPGEPSGPAARELVEQVRDLDAAGVQTWVAGPAAEFVDQQAAIADRLPLAVALLVGLTLLVLWLMTGSVVLPVKSVLMNALTVGTALGALVFVYQAGRFTDVLGYTPNGGVEPTDFLVTSALVFALSTDYGVFLLGRIKEARDSGLPERESVAVGLQRTGSVVTAAAILLAVAIGAFATSSISFIQQIGVATAVGVLVDAFIVRSLLVPALMGLLGRWNWWAPLWLRRVHDRVGFAEGGQDDVLPQADATGAHPGLASTRDQSGSDVGPDDEVVRARP; encoded by the coding sequence ATGACCTCACTGACCGCATCCCTCGCCCGCCGCCCACGCCGCTCGCTGCTGGCCCTCCTGCTCTTCGTCGTGCTGGCCGGCGTCCTCGGGGGGCCGGTCGCCGGCGCCCTCGAGAACTCCGGCAGCTTCACGCCCCCCGATGCCGACTCCGTGACCGCCCTGGACCGCATCGAGGCCGCGACCGGCCGCGCCGCCGGCCCGGGTGTGGTGCTGCTGCTGACCCCTGACGAGGGCGCGCCGAGCCCTGACGAGGCCGCGGCCGAGCTGGCCGCCGTACCCGGGATGTCCGAGGTCGTCTCCAGCGACGACGCCCCACCCGGCTCGGGCCTGGTCGCCACCGACGGCGACTCCTCGCTGGTCGTCGGCACCCTCGACGCGGACGCCGACGAGGAGGCCGTGGCGCAGGACGTGCTCGACGGGATCGGCTCCCGCGACGGCGTCGATGCCGGCGGCCAGGAGATCGCCGGGCTCCAGATCGGCGAGACGGTCGGGAAGGACCTCGGTCGCGCCGAGGCCCTCGCGCTGCCGCTGCTGCTCCTGCTGTCCTTCCTCTTCTTCGGCGGGCGGGCCATGGTGCTGCCGCTCGCCGCCGGCGGCACGGCCGTGCTCGGCACCTTCCTGGTCCTGGCCGGCGTCAACGAGGTCTACGGGCTGAGCGTCTTCGCGCTGAACCTGGTCATCGGCCTCGGGCTGGGGCTGACCATCGACTACACGCTCTTCCTGGTCACGCGGTACCGCGAGGAGGTCGCCCGGCAGGGCGCCACCCCCGCCGCGATCGCGACCACCATGCGCACGGCTGGCCGTACCGTCGTCTTCTCCGCCGCCACCGTGGCCGTCGCCCTCGCCACGCTCACGGTGTTCCCGCTCGGCTTCCTGGTCTCCATGGGGATCGCCGGCGCGGTCGTCGCGGTCGTCGCCGCCACGGCGTCGATCGTCGTCAGCGCCGCGATGTTCGGCCTCTGGGGCGAGAAGCTGGTCCGCCGCTCCCGTCGGTCGGCGGCCCGGACGGGCGCCCCGGACGACGCCGGCCGCTGGTACCGGCTCTCGCACGCGGTCATGCGCCGCCCCGGCGCGGTCGCCGTGGTCACCGCCGTCGTGATGCTCGGCCTGGCGCTGCCCGCCCTGCAGGCGACCTGGACCCCCATCGACGCCACGGCGATCCCGACCAGCCAGAGCGCCCGCACCGTCTCCGACGCCATCGCCGCGGACTTCTCCGGCCGCGCCGACAGCGCGCTGACCGTCGCCGTCGCGACGGACGGGCCGGACGGCGGCGCGGACGTCGCGGCGTACGCCGAGCAGGTGGCGGCGCTCGACCCGGCCGCGGCCGTCGCCGACCCGGTGCCGCTCGACGCGGACACCTGGCAGCTGGACGTCGAGGTCCCCGGGGAGCCCTCCGGTCCGGCGGCGCGGGAGCTGGTCGAGCAGGTCCGCGACCTGGACGCCGCCGGCGTGCAGACCTGGGTCGCCGGGCCGGCGGCGGAGTTCGTCGACCAGCAGGCCGCGATCGCGGACCGGCTGCCGCTGGCCGTCGCCCTCCTGGTCGGGCTCACGCTGCTGGTGCTGTGGCTGATGACGGGCTCGGTGGTGCTGCCGGTGAAGTCGGTCCTGATGAACGCCCTGACCGTCGGGACCGCGCTCGGCGCCCTGGTGTTCGTCTACCAGGCGGGGCGGTTCACCGACGTGCTCGGCTACACGCCGAACGGCGGCGTCGAGCCGACCGACTTCCTGGTCACCAGCGCACTGGTCTTCGCGCTGTCCACCGACTACGGGGTCTTCCTGCTCGGCCGGATCAAGGAGGCGCGCGACTCCGGGCTGCCGGAGCGGGAGTCGGTGGCGGTGGGCCTGCAGCGCACCGGGTCGGTCGTGACCGCGGCGGCCATCCTCCTCGCGGTCGCCATCGGCGCCTTCGCGACCAGCTCGATCTCGTTCATCCAGCAGATCGGGGTCGCGACCGCCGTCGGCGTGCTGGTCGACGCGTTCATCGTCCGGTCGCTGCTGGTGCCGGCGCTGATGGGGCTGCTCGGCAGGTGGAACTGGTGGGCCCCGCTGTGGCTGCGCCGGGTGCACGACCGCGTGGGGTTCGCGGAGGGCGGCCAGGACGACGTACTCCCCCAGGCGGATGCCACGGGCGCCCACCCGGGGCTAGCGTCGACCCGTGACCAGAGCGGGAGTGACGTCGGGCCGGACGACGAGGTGGTCCGTGCCCGACCGTGA
- the dnaB gene encoding replicative DNA helicase produces MSYAPGERPSTPGDRTPPQDMAAEQSVLGAMLISKDAIADVSETIRGTDFYRPSHETIYDAIIDLYGRGEPVDMITVAAELQRRGELQRIGGAPYLHTVSANVPIAANASYYAEIVREKAILRRLVDAGTKIVQIGYAGEGQVDDVVDQAQAEVYKIADKRSGEDYAPLSDIMTGVLDEIEAIGNRESGLYGVPTGFADLDDLTNGLHAGQMIIVAARPAMGKSTLALDLCRAASIHNNLASVFFSLEMTRSEITMRLLSAEAKVPLNHIRNGNMSDDDWVKLARKMGEISSAPMFIDDSPNMTMMEIRAKARRLRQRHDLRLIVIDYLQLMSSGKKVESRQLEVSEFSRQIKLLAKELGVPIIALSQLNRGPEQRGDKRPMMSDLRESGSIEQDADMVVLLHRDDVYEKESTRPGEADLIVAKHRNGPTRDITVAFQGHYSRFVDMAH; encoded by the coding sequence GTGTCCTATGCCCCGGGCGAGCGCCCGAGCACCCCGGGTGACCGCACCCCGCCCCAGGACATGGCCGCCGAGCAGTCGGTGCTCGGCGCGATGCTGATCTCCAAGGACGCCATCGCCGACGTCAGCGAGACGATCCGCGGCACCGACTTCTACCGGCCCTCCCACGAGACCATCTACGACGCGATCATCGACCTCTACGGTCGCGGCGAGCCGGTCGACATGATCACGGTCGCCGCCGAGCTCCAGCGCCGCGGCGAGCTCCAGCGCATCGGCGGCGCGCCGTACCTGCACACGGTCTCGGCCAACGTCCCGATCGCCGCCAACGCGTCGTACTACGCCGAGATCGTCCGGGAGAAGGCGATCCTGCGCCGCCTCGTCGACGCCGGCACCAAGATCGTGCAGATCGGGTACGCCGGCGAGGGCCAGGTCGACGACGTCGTCGACCAGGCGCAGGCCGAGGTCTACAAGATCGCCGACAAGCGCTCCGGCGAGGACTACGCGCCGCTGAGCGACATCATGACCGGCGTCCTCGACGAGATCGAGGCGATCGGCAACCGCGAGTCCGGGCTGTACGGCGTGCCCACGGGCTTCGCCGACCTCGACGACCTCACCAACGGCCTGCACGCCGGCCAGATGATCATCGTCGCGGCCCGTCCTGCGATGGGGAAGTCGACGCTGGCTCTGGACCTGTGCCGGGCGGCGTCGATCCACAACAACCTGGCGAGCGTGTTCTTCAGCCTGGAGATGACGCGCTCGGAGATCACGATGCGGCTGCTCTCGGCCGAGGCCAAGGTGCCGCTGAACCACATCCGCAACGGCAACATGAGCGACGACGACTGGGTCAAGCTCGCCCGCAAGATGGGCGAGATCTCCTCGGCGCCGATGTTCATCGACGACAGCCCGAACATGACGATGATGGAGATCCGGGCCAAGGCGCGGCGGCTGCGCCAGCGCCACGACCTGCGGCTGATCGTCATCGACTACCTGCAGCTGATGTCGTCGGGCAAGAAGGTCGAGTCGCGCCAGCTCGAGGTCTCGGAGTTCTCGCGCCAGATCAAGCTGCTGGCCAAGGAGCTCGGCGTCCCGATCATCGCGCTCTCCCAGCTCAACCGTGGGCCCGAGCAGCGCGGCGACAAGCGCCCGATGATGAGCGACCTTCGCGAGTCCGGCAGCATCGAGCAAGATGCGGACATGGTGGTGCTGCTGCACCGCGACGACGTCTACGAGAAGGAGTCGACCCGCCCCGGCGAGGCCGACCTGATCGTCGCCAAGCACCGCAACGGCCCGACCCGGGACATCACCGTCGCGTTCCAGGGCCACTACTCACGCTTCGTCGACATGGCGCACTAG
- a CDS encoding LLM class F420-dependent oxidoreductase, with protein MTSFGYTLMTEQSGPRELVRYAVAAEQAGFDFEVSSDHFSPWLTEQGHAPYAWTVLGAVAHATERVGLMTYVTCPTLRYHPAVVAQKAATLQILAEGRFTLGLGSGENLNEHVVGAGWPAVGVRQEMLVEAVEIIRALHSGELVDYRGAHFDVESARIWDVPEQGVDIGVAVGGDRAVAELAPLADHLVATEPRADLIESWNDTEGATPIGQDGARAVGQIPICWAPSEDEAIELAHEQFRWFAGGWKVNADLPTPAGFSGATQFVRPQDVADSIPCGPDLDAIVEAVTPFWEAGFTDVALVQVGDRHQERFLAEVAEPLLEKLRSAAS; from the coding sequence ATGACGTCCTTCGGCTACACCCTGATGACCGAGCAGAGCGGACCCCGCGAGCTGGTGCGGTACGCCGTCGCCGCGGAGCAGGCCGGCTTCGACTTCGAGGTCTCCAGCGACCACTTCTCCCCCTGGCTGACCGAGCAGGGCCACGCGCCGTACGCCTGGACCGTGCTGGGCGCGGTGGCCCACGCGACCGAGCGGGTCGGGCTGATGACCTACGTGACCTGCCCGACGCTGCGCTACCACCCCGCGGTCGTGGCGCAGAAGGCCGCGACCCTGCAGATCCTGGCCGAGGGCCGGTTCACCCTCGGGCTGGGCAGCGGCGAGAACCTCAACGAGCACGTCGTCGGCGCCGGCTGGCCCGCGGTCGGCGTCCGCCAGGAGATGCTGGTCGAGGCGGTGGAGATCATCCGCGCGCTGCACAGCGGCGAGCTCGTCGACTACCGCGGCGCGCACTTCGACGTGGAGTCCGCGCGGATCTGGGACGTGCCCGAGCAGGGGGTGGACATCGGTGTCGCGGTCGGCGGTGACCGCGCGGTCGCCGAGCTGGCGCCGCTGGCCGACCACCTGGTCGCGACCGAGCCGCGCGCCGACCTGATCGAGTCCTGGAACGACACCGAGGGCGCGACCCCGATCGGCCAGGACGGCGCCCGCGCGGTCGGCCAGATCCCGATCTGCTGGGCGCCGAGCGAGGACGAGGCGATCGAGCTCGCGCACGAGCAGTTCCGCTGGTTCGCCGGCGGCTGGAAGGTGAACGCCGACCTGCCGACGCCCGCCGGGTTCTCCGGCGCGACGCAGTTCGTGCGGCCCCAGGACGTCGCCGACAGCATCCCCTGCGGCCCCGACCTGGACGCGATCGTCGAGGCGGTCACGCCGTTCTGGGAGGCCGGCTTCACCGACGTCGCGCTGGTGCAGGTCGGCGACCGCCACCAGGAGCGGTTCCTCGCCGAGGTCGCCGAGCCGCTGCTCGAGAAGCTGCGCAGCGCCGCGTCCTAG
- a CDS encoding response regulator, which translates to MIRVLLADDQALVRAGFRVLLDAEDGIEVVGEAVDGEDAVALAHRTRPDVVLMDIRMPRLDGLQATAALTADPDLAATRVVVLTTFELDEYVFGALRAGASGFLLKDIEPAALIEAVRTVADGEALLSPRVTRRLIEAFVAQDEPAPAVPVPAAAPPDVRLSALTPREREVLAYVGRGLSNSEIALSLVLSPLTVKTHVSRLFLKLGARDRAQLVVTAYETGLVGPTAARPGV; encoded by the coding sequence GTGATCCGCGTGCTGCTCGCCGACGACCAGGCGCTGGTGCGGGCCGGCTTCCGGGTGCTGCTCGACGCCGAGGACGGCATCGAGGTGGTCGGCGAGGCCGTCGACGGCGAGGACGCCGTCGCCCTCGCCCACCGCACCCGGCCCGACGTGGTCCTGATGGACATCCGGATGCCGCGCCTCGACGGCCTGCAGGCCACCGCCGCGCTCACCGCCGACCCCGACCTGGCCGCGACCCGGGTGGTGGTGCTGACGACCTTCGAGCTCGACGAGTACGTCTTCGGCGCCCTGCGCGCCGGCGCCTCCGGCTTCCTGCTCAAGGACATCGAGCCGGCGGCGCTGATCGAGGCCGTCCGGACGGTCGCGGACGGCGAGGCGCTGCTCTCGCCGCGGGTCACCCGCCGCCTGATCGAGGCGTTCGTCGCGCAGGACGAGCCCGCGCCCGCCGTACCCGTCCCCGCGGCGGCGCCGCCCGACGTACGGCTCTCCGCGCTGACGCCCCGCGAGCGCGAGGTGCTGGCGTACGTCGGCCGCGGGCTCTCCAACTCCGAGATCGCCCTGTCCCTGGTGCTCTCGCCGCTCACCGTGAAGACGCACGTCTCGCGTCTCTTCCTCAAGTTGGGCGCCCGCGACCGGGCGCAGCTCGTGGTCACCGCGTACGAGACCGGCCTGGTCGGCCCGACCGCGGCGCGGCCCGGAGTTTGA
- a CDS encoding DoxX family protein, translating into MSLARTVGRIVLGSLMVGAGVAHLTVQRQEFQAQVPDWFPVDEDLTVLGSGVVEIALGASFVALPRRKRLVGALLAGFYVVIFPGNIAQYAEGTDAFGLDTDTKRLVRLFFQPVLVVWALWAGGLLGRSRRADRPVT; encoded by the coding sequence ATGAGCCTCGCGCGCACCGTCGGCCGCATCGTCCTCGGCTCGCTGATGGTGGGAGCGGGCGTCGCGCACCTCACCGTGCAGCGCCAGGAGTTCCAGGCGCAGGTGCCGGACTGGTTCCCGGTCGATGAGGACCTCACCGTGCTCGGGTCGGGCGTCGTCGAGATCGCGCTCGGCGCCTCGTTCGTCGCGCTCCCGCGCCGCAAGCGCCTCGTCGGCGCACTGCTCGCCGGGTTCTACGTCGTGATCTTCCCCGGCAACATCGCCCAGTACGCCGAGGGCACCGACGCCTTCGGCCTGGACACCGACACCAAGCGCCTGGTCCGGCTGTTCTTCCAGCCGGTGCTGGTCGTCTGGGCGCTCTGGGCGGGCGGGCTGCTGGGGCGGTCACGGCGGGCAGATCGACCGGTCACGTGA
- a CDS encoding carbohydrate kinase — MNLTDREREIVALLRRDPLLGSEALARAIGSTRAAVNVHLSNLGKKGVILGRGYVLGDGPSVVVVGGANMDVKARSARTVRRGTSNPGVSVLAPGGVGRNVAENLARLGTRTHLVAAVGADPLGDQVLAATSDAGVRVEHVRRSPHGTGTYTAVLDADGELVVAVADMRATDELAPEDVDAARDLVAAASLVVLDGNLAPATLGYALDLAASAGVRVVLEPVSVPKAEAASALLDPDRPVHVITPNRDELAAITGRPVGTERELAAAVDDLHARGATYAWVRLGVQGSLLSGPDGRVALDTVAATEVVDVTGAGDAMLAAFCHAFLAGEDEAAAAAYGHAAAALTVASTHTVRPDLTDRLVRRQTA, encoded by the coding sequence GTGAACCTCACTGACCGGGAGCGCGAGATCGTGGCGCTGCTGCGGCGCGACCCCCTGCTGGGCTCCGAGGCGCTGGCCCGCGCGATCGGCAGCACCCGCGCCGCGGTCAACGTGCACCTCTCGAACCTCGGCAAGAAGGGCGTGATCCTCGGCCGCGGCTACGTCCTCGGCGACGGGCCCTCGGTCGTGGTCGTCGGCGGCGCCAACATGGACGTCAAGGCGCGCAGCGCCCGGACAGTACGCCGCGGCACCAGCAACCCCGGCGTCTCGGTGCTCGCGCCGGGCGGCGTCGGCCGCAACGTCGCGGAGAACCTCGCCCGCCTCGGCACCCGCACCCACCTCGTCGCCGCCGTCGGCGCCGACCCGCTGGGCGACCAGGTGCTCGCCGCGACCTCGGACGCCGGCGTCCGCGTCGAGCACGTCCGCCGCAGCCCGCACGGCACCGGCACCTACACCGCCGTCCTCGACGCGGACGGCGAGCTCGTGGTCGCCGTCGCCGACATGCGCGCCACCGACGAGCTGGCGCCCGAGGACGTCGACGCCGCCCGCGACCTGGTCGCCGCCGCCAGCCTGGTCGTCCTCGACGGCAACCTCGCCCCCGCGACCCTCGGCTACGCGCTCGACCTGGCCGCGTCGGCCGGCGTCCGCGTCGTCCTGGAGCCGGTCAGCGTGCCCAAGGCCGAGGCGGCGAGCGCGCTGCTCGACCCCGACCGGCCCGTGCACGTGATCACCCCCAACCGCGACGAGCTCGCCGCGATCACCGGCCGCCCCGTCGGCACCGAGCGCGAGCTGGCCGCCGCCGTCGACGACCTGCACGCGCGGGGCGCGACGTACGCCTGGGTCCGGCTCGGCGTGCAGGGCTCGCTGCTGAGCGGGCCCGACGGCCGCGTCGCGCTGGACACGGTCGCCGCCACCGAGGTCGTCGACGTCACCGGCGCCGGCGACGCGATGCTCGCGGCGTTCTGCCACGCGTTCCTGGCCGGCGAGGACGAGGCCGCCGCCGCGGCGTACGGCCACGCCGCCGCCGCCCTCACCGTCGCCAGCACCCACACCGTCCGCCCCGACCTCACCGACCGGCTCGTCAGGAGACAGACCGCATGA
- a CDS encoding sensor histidine kinase produces MPDRDRAVDLAVDLGIAAALAAAMLVEARLDDSSHVGGAAVAVIVLAALPVLWRRTHPVAALVACFGALFLLETVIAIHQTIPFPSMVVGYTLARRLDRGAAIVLGLVLGAVVLVNLAIVAPHIFFSWETPKNLAFVALPLVVAVAARNRQDYLDALVDRAETAERTREEEARRRVDEERLRIARDLHDVVAHALVAINVQAGVAAHVRDPDPETNRATFREIKRVSGEALGELRTTLGMLREVDEQAPVAPAAGLAGLEDLRRRLLAAGVEVELSLDPAVGTLPPTLDATAYRVLQEALTNVMRHVGPTTVRVEVTRADGALRLRVEDDGPAGDRPPSPRSGAGGHGVRGMGERVRALGGTLSAGPRPEGGWLVTAALPVPVPVPAATPATPATPAPHGVGA; encoded by the coding sequence GTGCCCGACCGTGACCGGGCGGTCGACCTCGCCGTCGACCTGGGCATCGCCGCGGCGCTCGCCGCGGCGATGCTCGTCGAGGCGCGCCTGGACGACTCCAGCCACGTCGGCGGGGCCGCGGTCGCCGTCATCGTGCTCGCGGCGCTGCCGGTCCTGTGGCGGCGGACGCACCCGGTGGCCGCGCTGGTCGCCTGCTTCGGGGCGCTCTTCCTGCTCGAGACGGTCATCGCGATCCACCAGACGATCCCGTTCCCGAGCATGGTCGTGGGCTACACGCTCGCGCGGCGCCTGGACCGCGGCGCCGCGATCGTCCTGGGCCTGGTGCTCGGCGCGGTGGTGCTGGTGAACCTCGCGATCGTCGCCCCGCACATCTTCTTCTCCTGGGAGACCCCGAAGAACCTGGCGTTCGTCGCGCTGCCGCTGGTGGTGGCGGTGGCGGCGCGCAACCGGCAGGACTACCTCGACGCGCTCGTCGACCGCGCCGAGACCGCCGAGCGCACCCGCGAGGAGGAGGCCCGGCGCCGGGTCGACGAGGAGCGGCTGCGGATCGCCCGCGACCTGCACGACGTGGTCGCGCACGCGCTGGTGGCCATCAACGTCCAGGCGGGGGTCGCCGCGCACGTGCGGGACCCCGACCCCGAGACCAACCGCGCGACGTTCCGTGAGATCAAGCGGGTCAGCGGCGAGGCGCTCGGCGAGCTGCGGACCACCCTCGGCATGCTGCGCGAGGTCGACGAGCAGGCCCCGGTGGCACCCGCGGCGGGGCTGGCCGGCCTCGAGGACCTGCGCCGCCGGCTCCTGGCCGCCGGCGTCGAGGTGGAGCTCTCGCTCGACCCGGCGGTCGGCACCCTGCCGCCGACGCTCGACGCCACGGCGTACCGGGTGCTGCAGGAGGCGCTCACCAACGTGATGCGGCACGTCGGCCCGACCACCGTCCGCGTCGAGGTCACCCGCGCCGACGGGGCGCTGCGGCTCCGGGTCGAGGACGACGGACCGGCCGGCGACCGCCCGCCGAGCCCGCGCAGCGGCGCCGGCGGGCACGGCGTCCGCGGGATGGGCGAGCGGGTCCGCGCGCTCGGCGGCACCCTGTCGGCCGGGCCCCGGCCCGAGGGCGGCTGGCTGGTCACCGCCGCGCTGCCGGTCCCGGTGCCGGTGCCAGCCGCGACGCCCGCCACGCCCGCCACGCCCGCCCCGCACGGGGTGGGCGCGTGA
- a CDS encoding DUF429 domain-containing protein, producing the protein MQQPAPSPPPTYVGLDLAWGPKGATGVAVLDADARLLHVSTQRTDDEIDAVLSAYVEGPCLVAIDAPLIVKNPTGSRPAEKALSKDFRRFEAATHPSNTGKPEFADGGRAWHLAKRLGLDVNPRSGRARRAIEVYPHPAIVVLFGLGRTLKYKHKQGRDLELLRSELLELMRHVESVVTVEETWAALRRQVEQATRKSELRVVEDQVDAVVCAYVGLFADRWPDRTTTYGDPDPGWDQGYIVTPALPDESKAISRAVQAYADGHAELTEAADQALALVTAVLDEAGINYLTVTGRAKSVASFAEKAARMVDGKPLYADPLRDITDQIGIRVITYVQSDVDAVADLLADQVVVKDDRDMGQETASEGRFGYASRHLMVALDETRASQPAYALLRGRVAQVQVRTVLQHAWAEFEHDIRYKGTMPAEHASDFDRRFTLAAGLLELADREFSTIRERLREASTPPPAPAADDAADPRLDPRELAAFLAGQYADAGWSRTDHYAWISGLLLELGITSLDELAEALRPTAAMGLPERMEYRYPPGAVRRLDDALLAVFGERYVGLHGNAHRAPLLRQRLERLRPLP; encoded by the coding sequence GTGCAGCAGCCCGCCCCCTCGCCCCCGCCGACGTACGTCGGCCTCGACCTGGCCTGGGGCCCGAAGGGCGCCACCGGCGTCGCGGTCCTGGACGCCGACGCGCGGCTGCTGCACGTGTCCACCCAGCGCACCGACGACGAGATCGACGCGGTGCTGTCGGCGTACGTCGAGGGGCCCTGCCTGGTCGCGATCGACGCGCCGCTGATCGTGAAGAACCCGACCGGCTCGCGGCCGGCGGAGAAGGCGCTGAGCAAGGACTTCCGCCGCTTCGAGGCCGCGACCCACCCCTCCAACACCGGCAAGCCGGAGTTCGCCGACGGCGGCCGGGCCTGGCACCTCGCCAAGCGGCTCGGGCTGGACGTCAACCCGCGCTCCGGGCGGGCCCGGCGGGCGATCGAGGTCTACCCGCACCCGGCGATCGTCGTGCTCTTCGGCCTGGGCCGGACGCTGAAGTACAAGCACAAGCAGGGCCGTGACCTCGAGCTGCTCCGCTCCGAGCTGCTGGAGCTGATGCGCCACGTCGAGTCGGTGGTCACGGTCGAGGAGACCTGGGCCGCGCTGCGCCGCCAGGTCGAGCAGGCCACCCGCAAGAGCGAGCTGCGCGTCGTGGAGGACCAGGTCGACGCGGTCGTCTGCGCGTACGTCGGGCTGTTCGCCGACCGCTGGCCGGACCGGACCACGACGTACGGCGACCCGGACCCGGGCTGGGACCAGGGCTACATCGTCACCCCGGCGCTGCCGGACGAGAGCAAGGCGATCAGCCGCGCCGTCCAGGCCTACGCCGACGGGCACGCCGAGCTCACCGAGGCCGCGGACCAGGCGCTGGCGCTGGTCACGGCGGTCCTCGACGAGGCCGGCATCAACTACCTGACCGTCACCGGGCGCGCCAAGTCGGTCGCGTCGTTCGCCGAGAAGGCGGCCCGGATGGTCGACGGGAAGCCGCTCTACGCCGACCCGCTGCGCGACATCACCGACCAGATCGGCATCCGGGTGATCACCTACGTGCAGAGCGACGTCGACGCGGTGGCCGACCTGCTCGCCGACCAGGTGGTGGTCAAGGACGACCGCGACATGGGGCAGGAGACCGCCAGCGAGGGCCGCTTCGGCTACGCCAGCCGGCACCTGATGGTCGCGCTCGACGAGACGCGGGCCAGCCAGCCGGCGTACGCCCTGCTCCGCGGGCGGGTCGCCCAGGTGCAGGTGCGCACCGTGCTCCAGCACGCGTGGGCGGAGTTCGAGCACGACATCCGCTACAAGGGCACGATGCCGGCCGAGCACGCCAGCGACTTCGACCGCCGGTTCACCCTCGCCGCGGGGCTGCTGGAGCTCGCCGACCGGGAGTTCTCCACGATCCGCGAGCGGCTGCGCGAGGCCAGCACCCCGCCCCCGGCGCCCGCCGCCGACGACGCGGCCGACCCGCGCCTGGACCCGCGCGAGCTCGCGGCGTTCCTCGCCGGGCAGTACGCCGACGCGGGCTGGTCGCGCACCGACCACTACGCCTGGATCTCCGGGCTGCTCCTCGAGCTCGGCATCACCTCGCTCGACGAGCTGGCCGAGGCGCTCCGGCCGACCGCGGCGATGGGGCTGCCGGAGCGGATGGAGTACCGCTACCCGCCCGGCGCCGTACGCCGCCTCGACGACGCGCTGCTCGCCGTCTTCGGGGAGCGGTACGTCGGGCTGCACGGCAACGCGCACCGCGCCCCGCTGCTGCGCCAGCGCCTGGAGCGGCTCCGGCCCCTCCCCTGA